A stretch of Aedes aegypti strain LVP_AGWG chromosome 2, AaegL5.0 Primary Assembly, whole genome shotgun sequence DNA encodes these proteins:
- the LOC110677183 gene encoding death domain-associated protein 6-like — translation MRREEMTKIAQDAFIKIGKLLQKRRKTDLYEMVSYYSGTDKDPAVVDKGLHEKLEENKKHYGKIGDIIDKFARVQDNDTDEEGEPSHSFKAI, via the exons ATGCGGCGGGAAGAAATGACAAAGATTGCCCAGGATGCGTTCATCAAGATTGGCAAGCTGCTACAAAAACGACGCAAGACTGATCTGTACGAGATGGTGTCTTACTACAGTGGAACGGACAAGGACCCGGCAGTGGTAGACAAGGGATTGCATGAGAAACTGGAGGAGAATAAGAAGCACTATGGGAAAATCGGAGACATTATCGACAA ATTCGCCAGGGTGCAAGACAACGATACGGACGAGGAAGGTGAGCCTAGCCATAGTTTCAAAGCCATCTAG
- the LOC110677182 gene encoding LOW QUALITY PROTEIN: 40S ribosomal protein S21-like (The sequence of the model RefSeq protein was modified relative to this genomic sequence to represent the inferred CDS: deleted 1 base in 1 codon): MENDAGEFVDLYCPRKCSSSNRIIHAKDHASIQINIVDVNPATGRMLETSKVYAICGEIRRMGESDDCIVRLAKKDGLLTKNY, from the exons ATGGAGAACGACGCCGGAGAATTCGTTGACTTGTACTGCCCAAGGAAGTG CTCGTCCAGCAACCGAATCATCCACGCCAAGGATCATGCCTCCATCCAGATCAACATCGTCGATGTGAACCCGGCGACTGGCCGTATGCTGGAAACCTCCAAGGTGTACGCCATCTGCGGTGAG ATCCGTCGTATGGGAGAGTCGGACGATTGCATCGTTCGCCTTGCCAAGAAGGATGGGCTTTTGACTAA GAACTATTAA